The proteins below are encoded in one region of Takifugu rubripes chromosome 1, fTakRub1.2, whole genome shotgun sequence:
- the LOC115251505 gene encoding uncharacterized protein isoform X1 — translation MRSPGAPLKHRQEQEMERETGSARRQGPHSEQPDPVQVLLTPSQEEEEDQAAPRQDSALGQDPTHPGAALVRSSPHPCEPCREVEQDGGVGKRGEEGEAGREGVGVRLCELLQVGGVSVRPLGRHLAISLPSLPLRLWDPHGSHLEPLHTHPPPPSSPPPPPSSVESSGPSKPFTPLWQPPRPHSSATAAPPWPPDSTPHWSSWSLDGPNAVVTPYDTPPDRCIPIQTQTSGQHASFSCQSSPGHYSSQHALGRHSCDHEEAELSELDSLYQASLLAGRTGCSPSERLISRVGGQARSKTPNADMERSAYGADCTRSPAYLNKVTSMQPMALQDFRLGAEPDDGENPRRIGRSLSGTVVASRRGRLTATRSFVKQADVSPLSLLTSSFLSPCCSSTTITSSILLITNTSYHHLPPPLHRDSQEATPPRDGRSHLEMKMRRRRRRRRRR, via the exons tgaACAGCCTGACCCGGTCCAAGTACTGCTGACACccagtcaggaggaggaggaggaccaggccGCGCCCAGACAGGACTCAGCTTTGGGCCAGGACCCCACCCACCCTGGAGCTGCGCTTGTCCGGAGCAGCCCTCACCCCTGTGAACCTTGTAGGGAGGTGGAGCAGGACGGAGGGgtagggaagagaggggaggagggtgaggctggtagggagggggtgggggtgaggctGTGCGAGTtgctgcaggtggggggggtgagcgtCAGACCTCTGGGGAGACATTTGGCCATTTCCCTGCCCTCGCTTCCTCTGCGCCTCTGGGATCCGCACGGCTCACACCTGGaaccccttcacacacaccctccccccccatcctcgcctcctcccccaccttctTCTGTGGAATCTTCTGGGCCAAGCAAACCTTTCACGCCCCTCTGGCAGCCCCCCCGGCCCCACTCGTCCGCCACGGCCGCTCCGCCCTGGCCACCCGACAGCACGCCTCACTGGTCCTCCTGGAGCCTGGACGGTCCCAACGCGGTGGTGACACCATACGACACCCCCCCAGACCGCTGCATCCCCATCCAGACGCAGACCTCCGGCCAGCACGCCAGCTTCAGCTGCCAGTCCTCTCCGGGTCACTACAGCTCCCAGCATGCCCTGGGGCGCCACAGCTGTGACCACGAAGAGGCAGAGCTGTCTGAGCTGGACTCCCTATATCAAGCCAGCCTCTTAGCTGGGAggacag gctgcaGCCCGTCAGAGAGGCTTATATCCAGGGTGGGAGGGCAGGCTCGCTCCAAGACCCCCAACGCAGACATGGAGAGGAGTGCGTACGGGGCGGACTGCACCAGAAGCCCCGCCTACCTCAACAAGGTGACGTCTATGCAG CCAATGGCGTTGCAGGACTTCCgtttgggggcggagcctgatGATGGGGAGAACCCGAGGCGAATCGGACGCAGCCTGAGCGGAACCGTGGTGGCGTCGCGTCGCGGTCGTCTGACCGCCACCCGCAGCTTT GTGAAGCAGGCTGATGTCAGTCCCCTCTCCCTGCTTACTTCCTCTTTTCTGAGTCCCTGTtgctcctccaccaccatcacctcctccatcctcctcatcaccaaCACCTCCTAtcaccacctccctcctccgctTCACAG AGACAGCCAGGAGGCCACACCCCCCCGCGACGGGCGCTCTCacctggagatgaagatgaggaggaggaggaggaggaggaggagacgttAA
- the LOC115251505 gene encoding uncharacterized protein isoform X3, whose protein sequence is MRSPGAPLKHRQEQEMERETGSARRQGPHSEQPDPVQVLLTPSQEEEEDQAAPRQDSALGQDPTHPGAALVRSSPHPCEPCREVEQDGGVGKRGEEGEAGREGVGVRLCELLQVGGVSVRPLGRHLAISLPSLPLRLWDPHGSHLEPLHTHPPPPSSPPPPPSSVESSGPSKPFTPLWQPPRPHSSATAAPPWPPDSTPHWSSWSLDGPNAVVTPYDTPPDRCIPIQTQTSGQHASFSCQSSPGHYSSQHALGRHSCDHEEAELSELDSLYQASLLAGRTGCSPSERLISRVGGQARSKTPNADMERSAYGADCTRSPAYLNKPMALQDFRLGAEPDDGENPRRIGRSLSGTVVASRRGRLTATRSFVKQADVSPLSLLTSSFLSPCCSSTTITSSILLITNTSYHHLPPPLHRDSQEATPPRDGRSHLEMKMRRRRRRRRRR, encoded by the exons tgaACAGCCTGACCCGGTCCAAGTACTGCTGACACccagtcaggaggaggaggaggaccaggccGCGCCCAGACAGGACTCAGCTTTGGGCCAGGACCCCACCCACCCTGGAGCTGCGCTTGTCCGGAGCAGCCCTCACCCCTGTGAACCTTGTAGGGAGGTGGAGCAGGACGGAGGGgtagggaagagaggggaggagggtgaggctggtagggagggggtgggggtgaggctGTGCGAGTtgctgcaggtggggggggtgagcgtCAGACCTCTGGGGAGACATTTGGCCATTTCCCTGCCCTCGCTTCCTCTGCGCCTCTGGGATCCGCACGGCTCACACCTGGaaccccttcacacacaccctccccccccatcctcgcctcctcccccaccttctTCTGTGGAATCTTCTGGGCCAAGCAAACCTTTCACGCCCCTCTGGCAGCCCCCCCGGCCCCACTCGTCCGCCACGGCCGCTCCGCCCTGGCCACCCGACAGCACGCCTCACTGGTCCTCCTGGAGCCTGGACGGTCCCAACGCGGTGGTGACACCATACGACACCCCCCCAGACCGCTGCATCCCCATCCAGACGCAGACCTCCGGCCAGCACGCCAGCTTCAGCTGCCAGTCCTCTCCGGGTCACTACAGCTCCCAGCATGCCCTGGGGCGCCACAGCTGTGACCACGAAGAGGCAGAGCTGTCTGAGCTGGACTCCCTATATCAAGCCAGCCTCTTAGCTGGGAggacag gctgcaGCCCGTCAGAGAGGCTTATATCCAGGGTGGGAGGGCAGGCTCGCTCCAAGACCCCCAACGCAGACATGGAGAGGAGTGCGTACGGGGCGGACTGCACCAGAAGCCCCGCCTACCTCAACAAG CCAATGGCGTTGCAGGACTTCCgtttgggggcggagcctgatGATGGGGAGAACCCGAGGCGAATCGGACGCAGCCTGAGCGGAACCGTGGTGGCGTCGCGTCGCGGTCGTCTGACCGCCACCCGCAGCTTT GTGAAGCAGGCTGATGTCAGTCCCCTCTCCCTGCTTACTTCCTCTTTTCTGAGTCCCTGTtgctcctccaccaccatcacctcctccatcctcctcatcaccaaCACCTCCTAtcaccacctccctcctccgctTCACAG AGACAGCCAGGAGGCCACACCCCCCCGCGACGGGCGCTCTCacctggagatgaagatgaggaggaggaggaggaggaggaggagacgttAA
- the LOC115251505 gene encoding actin cytoskeleton-regulatory complex protein pan-1-like isoform X6 has product MRSPGAPLKHRQEQEMERETGSARRQGPHSEQPDPVQVLLTPSQEEEEDQAAPRQDSALGQDPTHPGAALVRSSPHPCEPCREVEQDGGVGKRGEEGEAGREGVGVRLCELLQVGGVSVRPLGRHLAISLPSLPLRLWDPHGSHLEPLHTHPPPPSSPPPPPSSVESSGPSKPFTPLWQPPRPHSSATAAPPWPPDSTPHWSSWSLDGPNAVVTPYDTPPDRCIPIQTQTSGQHASFSCQSSPGHYSSQHALGRHSCDHEEAELSELDSLYQASLLAGRTGCSPSERLISRVGGQARSKTPNADMERSAYGADCTRSPAYLNKVTSMQPMALQDFRLGAEPDDGENPRRIGRSLSGTVVASRRGRLTATRSFEVSGGAGAFWLCLTGVRLSSNGPSQLQ; this is encoded by the exons tgaACAGCCTGACCCGGTCCAAGTACTGCTGACACccagtcaggaggaggaggaggaccaggccGCGCCCAGACAGGACTCAGCTTTGGGCCAGGACCCCACCCACCCTGGAGCTGCGCTTGTCCGGAGCAGCCCTCACCCCTGTGAACCTTGTAGGGAGGTGGAGCAGGACGGAGGGgtagggaagagaggggaggagggtgaggctggtagggagggggtgggggtgaggctGTGCGAGTtgctgcaggtggggggggtgagcgtCAGACCTCTGGGGAGACATTTGGCCATTTCCCTGCCCTCGCTTCCTCTGCGCCTCTGGGATCCGCACGGCTCACACCTGGaaccccttcacacacaccctccccccccatcctcgcctcctcccccaccttctTCTGTGGAATCTTCTGGGCCAAGCAAACCTTTCACGCCCCTCTGGCAGCCCCCCCGGCCCCACTCGTCCGCCACGGCCGCTCCGCCCTGGCCACCCGACAGCACGCCTCACTGGTCCTCCTGGAGCCTGGACGGTCCCAACGCGGTGGTGACACCATACGACACCCCCCCAGACCGCTGCATCCCCATCCAGACGCAGACCTCCGGCCAGCACGCCAGCTTCAGCTGCCAGTCCTCTCCGGGTCACTACAGCTCCCAGCATGCCCTGGGGCGCCACAGCTGTGACCACGAAGAGGCAGAGCTGTCTGAGCTGGACTCCCTATATCAAGCCAGCCTCTTAGCTGGGAggacag gctgcaGCCCGTCAGAGAGGCTTATATCCAGGGTGGGAGGGCAGGCTCGCTCCAAGACCCCCAACGCAGACATGGAGAGGAGTGCGTACGGGGCGGACTGCACCAGAAGCCCCGCCTACCTCAACAAGGTGACGTCTATGCAG CCAATGGCGTTGCAGGACTTCCgtttgggggcggagcctgatGATGGGGAGAACCCGAGGCGAATCGGACGCAGCCTGAGCGGAACCGTGGTGGCGTCGCGTCGCGGTCGTCTGACCGCCACCCGCAGCTTT GAGGTGTCGGGCGGCGCCGGGGCCTTCTGGTTGTGTCTGACAGGCGTCAGGTTGTCCTCCAACGGTCCCTCACAGCTTCAGTAA
- the LOC115251505 gene encoding uncharacterized protein isoform X4 encodes MRSPGAPLKHRQEQEMERETGSARRQGPHSEQPDPVQVLLTPSQEEEEDQAAPRQDSALGQDPTHPGAALVRSSPHPCEPCREVEQDGGVGKRGEEGEAGREGVGVRLCELLQVGGVSVRPLGRHLAISLPSLPLRLWDPHGSHLEPLHTHPPPPSSPPPPPSSVESSGPSKPFTPLWQPPRPHSSATAAPPWPPDSTPHWSSWSLDGPNAVVTPYDTPPDRCIPIQTQTSGQHASFSCQSSPGHYSSQHALGRHSCDHEEAELSELDSLYQASLLAGRTGCSPSERLISRVGGQARSKTPNADMERSAYGADCTRSPAYLNKDFRLGAEPDDGENPRRIGRSLSGTVVASRRGRLTATRSFVKQADVSPLSLLTSSFLSPCCSSTTITSSILLITNTSYHHLPPPLHRDSQEATPPRDGRSHLEMKMRRRRRRRRRR; translated from the exons tgaACAGCCTGACCCGGTCCAAGTACTGCTGACACccagtcaggaggaggaggaggaccaggccGCGCCCAGACAGGACTCAGCTTTGGGCCAGGACCCCACCCACCCTGGAGCTGCGCTTGTCCGGAGCAGCCCTCACCCCTGTGAACCTTGTAGGGAGGTGGAGCAGGACGGAGGGgtagggaagagaggggaggagggtgaggctggtagggagggggtgggggtgaggctGTGCGAGTtgctgcaggtggggggggtgagcgtCAGACCTCTGGGGAGACATTTGGCCATTTCCCTGCCCTCGCTTCCTCTGCGCCTCTGGGATCCGCACGGCTCACACCTGGaaccccttcacacacaccctccccccccatcctcgcctcctcccccaccttctTCTGTGGAATCTTCTGGGCCAAGCAAACCTTTCACGCCCCTCTGGCAGCCCCCCCGGCCCCACTCGTCCGCCACGGCCGCTCCGCCCTGGCCACCCGACAGCACGCCTCACTGGTCCTCCTGGAGCCTGGACGGTCCCAACGCGGTGGTGACACCATACGACACCCCCCCAGACCGCTGCATCCCCATCCAGACGCAGACCTCCGGCCAGCACGCCAGCTTCAGCTGCCAGTCCTCTCCGGGTCACTACAGCTCCCAGCATGCCCTGGGGCGCCACAGCTGTGACCACGAAGAGGCAGAGCTGTCTGAGCTGGACTCCCTATATCAAGCCAGCCTCTTAGCTGGGAggacag gctgcaGCCCGTCAGAGAGGCTTATATCCAGGGTGGGAGGGCAGGCTCGCTCCAAGACCCCCAACGCAGACATGGAGAGGAGTGCGTACGGGGCGGACTGCACCAGAAGCCCCGCCTACCTCAACAAG GACTTCCgtttgggggcggagcctgatGATGGGGAGAACCCGAGGCGAATCGGACGCAGCCTGAGCGGAACCGTGGTGGCGTCGCGTCGCGGTCGTCTGACCGCCACCCGCAGCTTT GTGAAGCAGGCTGATGTCAGTCCCCTCTCCCTGCTTACTTCCTCTTTTCTGAGTCCCTGTtgctcctccaccaccatcacctcctccatcctcctcatcaccaaCACCTCCTAtcaccacctccctcctccgctTCACAG AGACAGCCAGGAGGCCACACCCCCCCGCGACGGGCGCTCTCacctggagatgaagatgaggaggaggaggaggaggaggaggagacgttAA
- the LOC115251505 gene encoding uncharacterized protein isoform X5, which produces MRSPGAPLKHRQEQEMERETGSARRQGPHSEQPDPVQVLLTPSQEEEEDQAAPRQDSALGQDPTHPGAALVRSSPHPCEPCREVEQDGGVGKRGEEGEAGREGVGVRLCELLQVGGVSVRPLGRHLAISLPSLPLRLWDPHGSHLEPLHTHPPPPSSPPPPPSSVESSGPSKPFTPLWQPPRPHSSATAAPPWPPDSTPHWSSWSLDGPNAVVTPYDTPPDRCIPIQTQTSGQHASFSCQSSPGHYSSQHALGRHSCDHEEAELSELDSLYQASLLAGRTGCSPSERLISRVGGQARSKTPNADMERSAYGADCTRSPAYLNKVTSMQPMALQDFRLGAEPDDGENPRRIGRSLSGTVVASRRGRLTATRSFVKQADVSPLSLLTSSFLSPCCSSTTITSSILLITNTSYHHLPPPLHRRCRAAPGPSGCV; this is translated from the exons tgaACAGCCTGACCCGGTCCAAGTACTGCTGACACccagtcaggaggaggaggaggaccaggccGCGCCCAGACAGGACTCAGCTTTGGGCCAGGACCCCACCCACCCTGGAGCTGCGCTTGTCCGGAGCAGCCCTCACCCCTGTGAACCTTGTAGGGAGGTGGAGCAGGACGGAGGGgtagggaagagaggggaggagggtgaggctggtagggagggggtgggggtgaggctGTGCGAGTtgctgcaggtggggggggtgagcgtCAGACCTCTGGGGAGACATTTGGCCATTTCCCTGCCCTCGCTTCCTCTGCGCCTCTGGGATCCGCACGGCTCACACCTGGaaccccttcacacacaccctccccccccatcctcgcctcctcccccaccttctTCTGTGGAATCTTCTGGGCCAAGCAAACCTTTCACGCCCCTCTGGCAGCCCCCCCGGCCCCACTCGTCCGCCACGGCCGCTCCGCCCTGGCCACCCGACAGCACGCCTCACTGGTCCTCCTGGAGCCTGGACGGTCCCAACGCGGTGGTGACACCATACGACACCCCCCCAGACCGCTGCATCCCCATCCAGACGCAGACCTCCGGCCAGCACGCCAGCTTCAGCTGCCAGTCCTCTCCGGGTCACTACAGCTCCCAGCATGCCCTGGGGCGCCACAGCTGTGACCACGAAGAGGCAGAGCTGTCTGAGCTGGACTCCCTATATCAAGCCAGCCTCTTAGCTGGGAggacag gctgcaGCCCGTCAGAGAGGCTTATATCCAGGGTGGGAGGGCAGGCTCGCTCCAAGACCCCCAACGCAGACATGGAGAGGAGTGCGTACGGGGCGGACTGCACCAGAAGCCCCGCCTACCTCAACAAGGTGACGTCTATGCAG CCAATGGCGTTGCAGGACTTCCgtttgggggcggagcctgatGATGGGGAGAACCCGAGGCGAATCGGACGCAGCCTGAGCGGAACCGTGGTGGCGTCGCGTCGCGGTCGTCTGACCGCCACCCGCAGCTTT GTGAAGCAGGCTGATGTCAGTCCCCTCTCCCTGCTTACTTCCTCTTTTCTGAGTCCCTGTtgctcctccaccaccatcacctcctccatcctcctcatcaccaaCACCTCCTAtcaccacctccctcctccgctTCACAG GAGGTGTCGGGCGGCGCCGGGGCCTTCTGGTTGTGTCTGA
- the LOC115251505 gene encoding actin cytoskeleton-regulatory complex protein pan-1-like isoform X7, translating into MRSPGAPLKHRQEQEMERETGSARRQGPHSEQPDPVQVLLTPSQEEEEDQAAPRQDSALGQDPTHPGAALVRSSPHPCEPCREVEQDGGVGKRGEEGEAGREGVGVRLCELLQVGGVSVRPLGRHLAISLPSLPLRLWDPHGSHLEPLHTHPPPPSSPPPPPSSVESSGPSKPFTPLWQPPRPHSSATAAPPWPPDSTPHWSSWSLDGPNAVVTPYDTPPDRCIPIQTQTSGQHASFSCQSSPGHYSSQHALGRHSCDHEEAELSELDSLYQASLLAGRTGCSPSERLISRVGGQARSKTPNADMERSAYGADCTRSPAYLNKVTSMQDFRLGAEPDDGENPRRIGRSLSGTVVASRRGRLTATRSFEVSGGAGAFWLCLTGVRLSSNGPSQLQ; encoded by the exons tgaACAGCCTGACCCGGTCCAAGTACTGCTGACACccagtcaggaggaggaggaggaccaggccGCGCCCAGACAGGACTCAGCTTTGGGCCAGGACCCCACCCACCCTGGAGCTGCGCTTGTCCGGAGCAGCCCTCACCCCTGTGAACCTTGTAGGGAGGTGGAGCAGGACGGAGGGgtagggaagagaggggaggagggtgaggctggtagggagggggtgggggtgaggctGTGCGAGTtgctgcaggtggggggggtgagcgtCAGACCTCTGGGGAGACATTTGGCCATTTCCCTGCCCTCGCTTCCTCTGCGCCTCTGGGATCCGCACGGCTCACACCTGGaaccccttcacacacaccctccccccccatcctcgcctcctcccccaccttctTCTGTGGAATCTTCTGGGCCAAGCAAACCTTTCACGCCCCTCTGGCAGCCCCCCCGGCCCCACTCGTCCGCCACGGCCGCTCCGCCCTGGCCACCCGACAGCACGCCTCACTGGTCCTCCTGGAGCCTGGACGGTCCCAACGCGGTGGTGACACCATACGACACCCCCCCAGACCGCTGCATCCCCATCCAGACGCAGACCTCCGGCCAGCACGCCAGCTTCAGCTGCCAGTCCTCTCCGGGTCACTACAGCTCCCAGCATGCCCTGGGGCGCCACAGCTGTGACCACGAAGAGGCAGAGCTGTCTGAGCTGGACTCCCTATATCAAGCCAGCCTCTTAGCTGGGAggacag gctgcaGCCCGTCAGAGAGGCTTATATCCAGGGTGGGAGGGCAGGCTCGCTCCAAGACCCCCAACGCAGACATGGAGAGGAGTGCGTACGGGGCGGACTGCACCAGAAGCCCCGCCTACCTCAACAAGGTGACGTCTATGCAG GACTTCCgtttgggggcggagcctgatGATGGGGAGAACCCGAGGCGAATCGGACGCAGCCTGAGCGGAACCGTGGTGGCGTCGCGTCGCGGTCGTCTGACCGCCACCCGCAGCTTT GAGGTGTCGGGCGGCGCCGGGGCCTTCTGGTTGTGTCTGACAGGCGTCAGGTTGTCCTCCAACGGTCCCTCACAGCTTCAGTAA
- the LOC115251505 gene encoding uncharacterized protein isoform X2, with amino-acid sequence MRSPGAPLKHRQEQEMERETGSARRQGPHSEQPDPVQVLLTPSQEEEEDQAAPRQDSALGQDPTHPGAALVRSSPHPCEPCREVEQDGGVGKRGEEGEAGREGVGVRLCELLQVGGVSVRPLGRHLAISLPSLPLRLWDPHGSHLEPLHTHPPPPSSPPPPPSSVESSGPSKPFTPLWQPPRPHSSATAAPPWPPDSTPHWSSWSLDGPNAVVTPYDTPPDRCIPIQTQTSGQHASFSCQSSPGHYSSQHALGRHSCDHEEAELSELDSLYQASLLAGRTGCSPSERLISRVGGQARSKTPNADMERSAYGADCTRSPAYLNKVTSMQDFRLGAEPDDGENPRRIGRSLSGTVVASRRGRLTATRSFVKQADVSPLSLLTSSFLSPCCSSTTITSSILLITNTSYHHLPPPLHRDSQEATPPRDGRSHLEMKMRRRRRRRRRR; translated from the exons tgaACAGCCTGACCCGGTCCAAGTACTGCTGACACccagtcaggaggaggaggaggaccaggccGCGCCCAGACAGGACTCAGCTTTGGGCCAGGACCCCACCCACCCTGGAGCTGCGCTTGTCCGGAGCAGCCCTCACCCCTGTGAACCTTGTAGGGAGGTGGAGCAGGACGGAGGGgtagggaagagaggggaggagggtgaggctggtagggagggggtgggggtgaggctGTGCGAGTtgctgcaggtggggggggtgagcgtCAGACCTCTGGGGAGACATTTGGCCATTTCCCTGCCCTCGCTTCCTCTGCGCCTCTGGGATCCGCACGGCTCACACCTGGaaccccttcacacacaccctccccccccatcctcgcctcctcccccaccttctTCTGTGGAATCTTCTGGGCCAAGCAAACCTTTCACGCCCCTCTGGCAGCCCCCCCGGCCCCACTCGTCCGCCACGGCCGCTCCGCCCTGGCCACCCGACAGCACGCCTCACTGGTCCTCCTGGAGCCTGGACGGTCCCAACGCGGTGGTGACACCATACGACACCCCCCCAGACCGCTGCATCCCCATCCAGACGCAGACCTCCGGCCAGCACGCCAGCTTCAGCTGCCAGTCCTCTCCGGGTCACTACAGCTCCCAGCATGCCCTGGGGCGCCACAGCTGTGACCACGAAGAGGCAGAGCTGTCTGAGCTGGACTCCCTATATCAAGCCAGCCTCTTAGCTGGGAggacag gctgcaGCCCGTCAGAGAGGCTTATATCCAGGGTGGGAGGGCAGGCTCGCTCCAAGACCCCCAACGCAGACATGGAGAGGAGTGCGTACGGGGCGGACTGCACCAGAAGCCCCGCCTACCTCAACAAGGTGACGTCTATGCAG GACTTCCgtttgggggcggagcctgatGATGGGGAGAACCCGAGGCGAATCGGACGCAGCCTGAGCGGAACCGTGGTGGCGTCGCGTCGCGGTCGTCTGACCGCCACCCGCAGCTTT GTGAAGCAGGCTGATGTCAGTCCCCTCTCCCTGCTTACTTCCTCTTTTCTGAGTCCCTGTtgctcctccaccaccatcacctcctccatcctcctcatcaccaaCACCTCCTAtcaccacctccctcctccgctTCACAG AGACAGCCAGGAGGCCACACCCCCCCGCGACGGGCGCTCTCacctggagatgaagatgaggaggaggaggaggaggaggaggagacgttAA